Proteins encoded together in one Pseudoroseomonas cervicalis window:
- a CDS encoding ATP-binding protein gives MPWTRTAPPPLPPPAPGAAMPGAAPPAAPPPRGARGLAARLFGPLLARLRARPDSEHEMSLNRLVFGGIILLVVWASGGPGLALAGMAAFFLLAIGVLAHIIAFPASNRARRLAAVLLDCGFLSLQLHWGGEAVAMFWPVYLWVVFGNGFRFGLAWLRIAMLGALAGFGAVVLATPFWQEQLHLGIGLWVGLLILPLYAGTLIRKLSQAKQQAEAASSAKSLFLASVSHELRTPLNAIIGMGGLLRGTKLDGEQREMLATVDSAARSLLSLIDDILNLSRIEAGRMPSEQVEFAPAALLAELRALLAAQSRDKGLRFSLHLTPRIPAMLRGDRRHLLDVLLNLAGNAVKFTAEGGVTVALDAVPQPGGGLRLRAEVSDSGIGIAPEAQERIFETFTQADSSIINRFGGTGLGLAICRRLVQLMGGTIGVRSAPGEGATFHFEVPVAPAEAAPAALAGLAVVLLDPAPIRAAALAERLAGLGVEARPAADAAEALRLLRARPEGPEGRCLLLAYAGAALPPEEHARHPRLLIAAEPVEGLPEEALRQACVALLPPASDDATIANALHNAAALAAAAPAAAESDAPAADAQPALPPPAPSRRLRVLVADDSRVNQRVFARILERGGHEVLLADNGDIALDVLEREAERLDLVLMDLNMPEMDGLEATKLFRVMALGQPHLPILALTADATETAERSCREAGMDGYLVKPIEAETLLRVVEEKARPPRPGTALAPAVAEIASHPRFRASGPALDGETVENLRRLGGEDFLAQLARDFLEDAARLIEEIGQAALQGDMARFHAEAHALRSSAANLGAIGITRLCGEWRKLSREEVMREGADLALRARAELERLRQALLPASNGQSHRG, from the coding sequence ATGCCCTGGACCCGGACCGCGCCGCCGCCCCTCCCGCCGCCCGCGCCGGGGGCCGCCATGCCAGGCGCGGCGCCCCCGGCCGCGCCGCCGCCGCGCGGCGCGCGCGGCCTGGCGGCGCGGCTGTTCGGCCCGCTGCTGGCGCGGCTGCGCGCCCGCCCCGACAGCGAGCACGAGATGAGCCTGAACCGCCTGGTCTTCGGCGGCATCATCCTGCTGGTGGTCTGGGCCAGCGGCGGCCCCGGCCTGGCGCTGGCCGGCATGGCGGCCTTCTTCCTGCTGGCGATCGGCGTGCTGGCGCACATCATCGCCTTCCCCGCCAGCAACCGGGCGCGGCGCCTGGCCGCGGTGCTGCTGGATTGCGGCTTCCTCTCGCTGCAGCTGCACTGGGGCGGCGAGGCCGTGGCCATGTTCTGGCCGGTCTATCTCTGGGTGGTGTTCGGCAATGGCTTCCGCTTCGGCCTGGCCTGGCTGCGCATCGCCATGCTGGGGGCGCTGGCCGGCTTCGGCGCGGTGGTGCTGGCCACCCCCTTCTGGCAGGAGCAGCTGCATCTGGGCATCGGCCTCTGGGTCGGGCTGCTGATCCTGCCGCTCTATGCCGGCACGCTGATCCGCAAGCTGTCCCAGGCCAAGCAGCAGGCCGAGGCGGCGAGCAGCGCCAAATCCCTGTTCCTGGCCAGCGTCAGCCACGAGCTGCGCACGCCGCTGAACGCCATCATCGGCATGGGCGGGCTGCTGCGCGGCACGAAGCTGGATGGCGAGCAGCGCGAGATGCTCGCCACCGTCGACAGCGCCGCCCGCTCGCTGCTGTCGCTGATCGACGACATCCTGAACCTGTCGCGCATCGAGGCGGGGCGCATGCCCTCCGAGCAGGTGGAATTCGCCCCCGCCGCCCTGCTGGCCGAGCTGCGCGCCCTGCTGGCGGCGCAGAGCCGCGACAAGGGGCTGCGCTTCTCCCTGCATCTGACGCCGCGCATCCCGGCCATGCTGCGCGGCGACCGGCGGCATCTGCTGGATGTGCTGCTGAACCTGGCCGGCAATGCGGTGAAATTCACCGCCGAGGGCGGGGTGACGGTGGCGCTGGACGCCGTGCCGCAGCCGGGCGGCGGGCTCAGGCTCCGCGCCGAGGTCTCGGACAGCGGCATCGGCATCGCGCCCGAGGCGCAGGAGCGCATCTTCGAGACCTTCACCCAGGCCGATTCCAGCATCATCAACCGCTTCGGCGGCACCGGGCTGGGGCTGGCCATCTGCCGCCGCCTGGTGCAGCTGATGGGCGGCACGATCGGCGTGCGCTCCGCCCCCGGCGAGGGCGCCACCTTCCATTTCGAGGTGCCGGTGGCGCCGGCCGAGGCGGCGCCGGCGGCGCTGGCGGGCCTCGCCGTGGTGCTGCTGGACCCGGCGCCGATCCGCGCCGCGGCGCTGGCCGAGCGGCTGGCCGGGCTCGGCGTCGAGGCGCGGCCGGCGGCCGATGCGGCCGAGGCGCTGCGGCTGCTGCGCGCCCGGCCCGAGGGGCCGGAGGGGCGCTGCCTGCTGCTGGCCTATGCCGGCGCGGCGCTGCCGCCGGAGGAGCATGCCCGGCATCCGCGCCTGCTGATCGCCGCCGAGCCGGTGGAGGGCCTGCCGGAGGAGGCGCTGCGCCAGGCCTGCGTCGCGCTGCTGCCGCCCGCCTCCGACGACGCGACCATCGCCAATGCGCTGCACAACGCCGCCGCGCTAGCGGCGGCGGCACCGGCCGCGGCCGAGAGCGACGCGCCGGCGGCGGATGCCCAGCCCGCCCTGCCGCCGCCCGCGCCCTCCCGCCGGCTGCGGGTGCTGGTGGCCGATGACAGCCGGGTCAACCAGCGCGTCTTCGCCCGCATCCTGGAGCGCGGCGGGCATGAGGTGCTGCTGGCCGACAATGGCGACATCGCCCTCGACGTGCTGGAGCGCGAGGCGGAGCGGCTCGACCTGGTGCTGATGGACCTGAACATGCCCGAGATGGACGGGCTGGAGGCCACCAAGCTGTTCCGCGTCATGGCGCTGGGCCAGCCGCATCTGCCGATCCTGGCGCTGACGGCGGACGCCACCGAGACGGCCGAGCGGAGCTGCCGGGAGGCCGGCATGGATGGCTATCTGGTCAAGCCGATCGAGGCCGAGACGCTGCTGCGCGTGGTCGAGGAGAAGGCGCGCCCGCCGCGCCCCGGCACCGCCCTGGCCCCGGCGGTGGCCGAGATCGCCTCCCACCCCCGCTTCCGCGCCAGCGGCCCGGCGCTGGACGGGGAGACGGTGGAGAATCTGCGCCGCCTGGGCGGCGAGGATTTCCTGGCGCAGCTGGCGCGTGACTTCCTCGAGGACGCCGCCCGGCTGATCGAGGAGATCGGCCAGGCGG
- a CDS encoding EAL domain-containing protein, translating to MATILILDDRTTNRDIFSRLALSLERDVHVEAFGDPQAALDWLAGHEADLVVTDFRMPGMDGAEFTRRLRALPPPQGGAPGAADAPVIVITAYNDRAYRMRALEAGATDFLLSPVDHYEFLTRARNLLRMRWQQQVIQRRAESLEQALQHSTRAREEMLRDSRAALAQVIDTVPAMISAADRQGRCVFVNAAQADFAGTTPDALAGQPVEQLFSRERAARSRALDQLVFETGQPLPGREEETQGPDGQPRIFSTTKAPLHNGRGEVVAVLTTSLEITDRKLAERRLGHMAHHDALTGLPNRAFLRDRLRRELARGRRGDHAFALLFLDLDRFKAVNDALGHHVGDALLRTVAQRLKMTARAEDLVARLGGDEFAIVQTAIQGPDEAAELAGRIMAALGEPVFSDGHSLSAAASIGITLSPRDGADPDELLRNADLAMYRAKAEGRHGWRFFAAAMDARAREAMQIEAELRAALGRGEFELHYQPQIDLRGNRVTGAEALLRWRRNGHGLSGPGTFLAIAEETGLIVPINEWVLREACRQAAAWAAEGLPPVRISVNLSPVQFRRQDVRALVAEVLRETGLAPDRLDLELTEGILMEQDAATASGLQALRALGVRISVDDFGTGYSSLNYVKNFPIDRLKIDQSFVRGMTSEPNDAAIVRTIVDLGHMLRLQVVAEGVETEAQLARLRAEGCDEVQGFYFSEALPAEGFARLLRQKEARPRAQRDTAREAHRDTAREAHRDTAREAHRDTARDAQRDTAREAGGAGEAQAAPGGGAARRAGGPAHHRPDQG from the coding sequence ATGGCCACCATCCTGATCCTGGACGACAGGACCACGAACCGCGACATCTTCAGCCGCCTGGCGCTGTCGCTGGAGCGCGACGTGCATGTCGAGGCCTTCGGCGACCCGCAGGCGGCGCTGGACTGGCTGGCCGGCCACGAGGCCGACCTGGTGGTGACCGATTTCCGCATGCCCGGCATGGACGGGGCCGAGTTCACCCGCCGGCTGCGCGCCCTGCCCCCGCCCCAGGGCGGCGCGCCGGGGGCGGCGGATGCGCCGGTCATCGTCATCACCGCCTATAATGACCGCGCCTACCGGATGCGGGCGCTGGAGGCCGGCGCCACCGACTTCCTGCTGAGCCCGGTCGACCATTACGAATTCCTCACCCGGGCCCGCAACCTGCTGCGCATGCGCTGGCAGCAGCAGGTGATCCAGCGCCGCGCCGAATCGCTGGAGCAGGCGCTGCAACACAGCACCCGCGCGCGGGAGGAGATGCTGCGCGACAGCCGGGCGGCGCTCGCCCAGGTGATCGACACCGTGCCGGCCATGATCAGCGCCGCCGACCGGCAGGGCCGCTGCGTCTTCGTCAACGCCGCCCAGGCGGATTTCGCCGGCACCACCCCCGACGCCCTGGCCGGCCAGCCGGTCGAGCAGCTGTTCAGCCGCGAGCGCGCCGCGCGCTCCCGCGCCCTCGACCAGCTGGTGTTCGAGACCGGCCAGCCGCTGCCGGGGCGGGAGGAGGAGACCCAGGGGCCGGACGGGCAGCCGCGCATCTTCTCCACCACCAAGGCGCCGCTGCACAATGGCCGCGGCGAGGTGGTGGCGGTGCTGACCACCTCGCTCGAGATCACCGACCGCAAGCTGGCCGAGCGCCGGCTCGGCCATATGGCGCATCACGACGCGCTGACCGGCCTGCCCAACCGCGCCTTCCTGCGCGACCGGCTGCGCCGCGAGCTGGCGCGCGGCCGCCGCGGCGACCATGCCTTCGCCCTGCTGTTCCTCGACCTCGACCGCTTCAAGGCGGTGAATGACGCGCTCGGCCACCATGTCGGCGACGCGCTGCTGCGCACCGTCGCGCAGCGGCTGAAGATGACGGCGCGGGCCGAGGACCTGGTCGCCCGGCTCGGCGGCGATGAATTCGCCATCGTGCAGACCGCCATCCAGGGCCCGGACGAGGCCGCCGAGCTCGCCGGCCGCATCATGGCGGCGCTGGGCGAGCCGGTCTTCTCCGACGGCCACAGCCTGTCGGCGGCGGCCAGCATCGGCATCACCCTCTCGCCGCGCGACGGCGCCGACCCGGACGAGCTGCTGCGCAATGCCGACCTCGCCATGTACCGCGCCAAGGCGGAGGGGCGGCATGGCTGGCGCTTCTTCGCCGCCGCCATGGATGCCCGCGCGCGCGAGGCGATGCAGATCGAGGCCGAGCTGCGCGCCGCCCTCGGCCGCGGCGAGTTCGAGCTGCACTACCAGCCGCAGATCGACCTGCGCGGCAACCGCGTCACCGGGGCGGAGGCGCTGCTGCGCTGGCGCCGCAACGGGCATGGGCTGTCGGGCCCCGGCACCTTCCTGGCGATCGCCGAGGAGACCGGGCTGATCGTGCCGATCAATGAATGGGTGCTGCGCGAGGCCTGCCGCCAGGCCGCCGCCTGGGCGGCGGAGGGGCTGCCGCCGGTGCGCATCAGCGTCAACCTCTCCCCGGTGCAGTTCCGCCGCCAGGATGTGCGGGCGCTGGTGGCCGAGGTGCTGCGCGAGACCGGGCTGGCGCCGGACCGGCTCGACCTGGAGCTGACCGAGGGCATCCTGATGGAGCAGGACGCCGCCACCGCCTCCGGCCTGCAGGCGCTGCGCGCGCTCGGCGTGCGCATCTCGGTCGATGATTTCGGCACCGGCTATTCCTCGCTGAACTATGTGAAGAACTTCCCGATCGACCGGCTGAAGATCGACCAGTCCTTCGTGCGCGGCATGACCAGCGAGCCGAACGACGCCGCCATCGTGCGCACCATCGTCGATCTCGGCCACATGCTGCGGCTGCAGGTGGTGGCGGAGGGGGTGGAGACCGAGGCGCAGCTGGCCCGGCTGCGCGCCGAGGGCTGCGACGAGGTGCAGGGCTTCTATTTCAGCGAGGCGCTGCCGGCCGAGGGCTTCGCCCGGCTGCTGCGGCAGAAGGAGGCGCGGCCGCGCGCCCAGCGCGACACCGCGCGGGAGGCGCATCGCGACACGGCGCGGGAAGCGCATCGCGACACGGCGCGGGAAGCGCATCGCGACACGGCGCGGGACGCGCAGCGCGACACGGCGCGCGAGGCCGGCGGCGCCGGCGAGGCGCAGGCCGCGCCGGGCGGCGGCGCGGCGCGGCGCGCCGGCGGGCCCGCCCATCACCGCCCCGACCAGGGCTGA
- a CDS encoding glutathione binding-like protein: MLDLYYWTTPNGHKVTMLLEEAGLPYRLVPVNIGKGEQFHPDFLAIAPNNRIPALVDHAPAGGGAPVSLFESGAILLYLADKIGRFIPSPAEVAARAEVLQWLFWQMGGLGPMAGQNHHFSQYAPEKIPYAIDRYVRETNRLYGVLDRRLKGRDFVAGPDYSIADMAIYPWIVPYARQGQNLEDFPELARWFSAIQARPATLAAYARAAEINPTSAATVNEQSRAILFGQTANSVAIGEAASAAAKG, from the coding sequence ATGCTCGACCTGTATTACTGGACCACGCCGAACGGCCACAAGGTTACCATGCTGCTCGAGGAAGCGGGGCTGCCATACCGCCTGGTCCCGGTGAACATCGGTAAGGGCGAGCAGTTCCATCCCGATTTCCTCGCCATCGCCCCCAACAACCGCATCCCGGCCCTGGTCGACCATGCCCCGGCCGGCGGGGGCGCCCCTGTCTCGCTGTTCGAGAGCGGGGCGATCCTGCTCTATCTGGCGGACAAGATCGGCCGTTTCATCCCGTCCCCGGCGGAGGTTGCCGCGCGGGCCGAGGTGCTGCAATGGCTGTTCTGGCAGATGGGGGGGCTCGGCCCCATGGCCGGGCAGAACCACCATTTCTCCCAGTATGCGCCGGAGAAGATCCCCTACGCCATCGACCGCTATGTGCGGGAGACCAACCGCCTCTATGGCGTGCTGGACCGCCGGCTGAAGGGGCGCGACTTCGTCGCCGGGCCGGACTACTCCATCGCCGACATGGCGATCTATCCCTGGATCGTGCCCTATGCGCGGCAGGGCCAGAATCTGGAGGATTTCCCCGAGCTCGCCCGCTGGTTCAGCGCCATCCAGGCGCGGCCGGCGACGCTCGCCGCCTATGCCCGCGCCGCCGAGATCAACCCGACCAGCGCCGCGACGGTGAACGAGCAGTCCCGCGCCATCCTGTTCGGCCAGACCGCAAACAGCGTCGCCATCGGCGAGGCCGCCTCCGCCGCGGCGAAGGGCTGA
- a CDS encoding glutathione S-transferase family protein, with translation MARRLYELAGQDPDRRFSPYCWRIRMALAHKGLEVECLPWRFTEGAALAFSGQDKVPVLVDGERVIADSWAIAAYLEAAYPERPALFAGGDARPARFLTAWADTVLNAGLARLIVSDIPRWLTPEQAAYFRQSREARFGMSLEALTDGREARLPAFRASMAPLRLVLREQPFLGGAGPDYGDYAVFGSLQWARCVSELSLFEHGDPVIAWRERMLDLFGGLARAAPHCG, from the coding sequence GTGGCGCGCCGCCTCTACGAGCTGGCGGGGCAGGACCCCGACCGGCGCTTCAGCCCCTATTGCTGGCGCATCCGCATGGCGCTGGCGCATAAGGGGCTGGAGGTCGAGTGCCTGCCCTGGCGCTTCACCGAGGGCGCGGCCCTGGCCTTCTCCGGCCAGGACAAGGTGCCGGTGCTGGTCGATGGCGAGCGCGTGATCGCCGATTCCTGGGCCATCGCCGCCTATCTGGAGGCCGCCTATCCGGAGCGCCCAGCGCTGTTCGCCGGCGGCGATGCCCGCCCCGCCCGCTTCCTGACCGCCTGGGCCGACACGGTGCTGAATGCCGGGCTGGCGCGGCTGATCGTCAGCGACATTCCGCGCTGGCTGACGCCCGAGCAGGCCGCCTATTTCCGCCAGAGCCGCGAGGCGCGCTTCGGCATGAGCCTGGAGGCGCTGACCGATGGGCGGGAGGCGCGGCTGCCCGCCTTCCGCGCCAGCATGGCGCCGCTGCGCCTGGTGCTGCGCGAGCAGCCCTTCCTGGGCGGGGCTGGGCCCGACTATGGCGACTACGCCGTGTTCGGCAGCCTGCAATGGGCGCGCTGCGTCTCCGAGCTCAGCCTGTTCGAGCATGGCGACCCGGTCATCGCCTGGCGCGAGCGCATGCTGGACCTGTTCGGCGGGCTGGCGCGCGCGGCGCCGCATTGCGGCTAG
- a CDS encoding ABC transporter substrate-binding protein yields MDRSRTAPPGEDAPQRAGAGRRALLRGLAGSAALAAMPARAQPLPTGPWERVVARARNQVVHFHALGGDAAMDAYIAWGAARLRRSHGITLRHIRLRALAEGVARLAAERAAGRDRGGAIDLLWCEGQPFLALKQQGLLRRFAYELPNFALVDTVGKPATALHHSVAVEGYGAPWRMTQLVFLYDSARLPRPPLSMLAMPDWAREHPGRLTHPQPRDPLGAGFLTQALYEMVAHPRVLAAPATDDNAALVTAPFWEWYGALRPHLWRQGRAFPPDAAAQRQLLREGETDIAIAAGPADGSAAIAHGLLPETVRSYVPTIGSIGSASFLAIPANAAQPEAAMLAANFFLSPEAQAHAQDPAVLGSPTVLDLDRLSEADQQRFAALPRGVATLSNAALGRPLPEPHPSWAARLTEEWERRIALPMR; encoded by the coding sequence TTGGACCGCAGCCGCACAGCCCCGCCGGGTGAGGACGCGCCGCAGCGCGCGGGCGCCGGGCGCCGCGCCCTGCTGCGCGGCCTGGCCGGCAGCGCCGCCCTGGCCGCCATGCCCGCCCGCGCCCAGCCCCTGCCCACCGGCCCGTGGGAGCGTGTGGTGGCGCGGGCCCGCAATCAGGTGGTGCATTTCCATGCCCTGGGCGGCGATGCGGCGATGGATGCCTATATCGCCTGGGGGGCGGCGCGGCTGCGCCGCAGCCATGGCATCACCCTGCGCCATATCCGCCTGCGCGCCCTGGCCGAGGGCGTGGCGCGGCTGGCGGCGGAGCGCGCGGCCGGCCGCGACCGCGGCGGCGCCATCGACCTGCTCTGGTGCGAGGGCCAGCCCTTCCTGGCGCTGAAGCAGCAGGGGCTGCTGCGCCGCTTCGCCTATGAGCTGCCGAATTTCGCCCTCGTCGACACCGTGGGCAAGCCGGCCACGGCGCTGCATCACAGCGTGGCGGTGGAGGGCTATGGCGCGCCCTGGCGCATGACCCAGCTGGTCTTCCTGTATGACAGCGCGCGCCTGCCGCGGCCGCCGCTCTCCATGCTGGCCATGCCCGACTGGGCGCGTGAGCATCCCGGGCGGCTGACCCATCCGCAGCCGCGCGACCCGCTCGGCGCCGGTTTCCTGACCCAGGCGCTGTACGAGATGGTGGCGCATCCCCGCGTGCTGGCGGCGCCGGCCACCGACGACAACGCCGCCCTGGTCACCGCCCCCTTCTGGGAATGGTATGGCGCGCTGCGGCCGCATCTCTGGCGCCAGGGCCGCGCCTTCCCGCCCGATGCCGCGGCGCAGCGCCAGCTGCTGCGGGAGGGGGAGACCGACATCGCCATCGCCGCCGGCCCGGCCGATGGCTCCGCCGCCATCGCCCATGGCCTGCTGCCCGAGACGGTGCGCAGCTATGTGCCCACCATCGGCAGCATCGGCAGCGCCTCCTTCCTGGCCATCCCGGCCAATGCGGCGCAGCCCGAGGCGGCGATGCTGGCGGCCAATTTCTTCCTCTCGCCCGAGGCGCAGGCGCATGCCCAGGACCCGGCGGTGCTGGGCAGCCCGACCGTGCTCGACCTCGACCGCCTGTCCGAGGCCGACCAGCAGCGTTTCGCGGCGCTGCCGCGCGGGGTCGCGACGCTGAGCAACGCGGCGCTGGGCCGCCCGCTGCCCGAGCCGCATCCGAGCTGGGCGGCGCGGCTGACCGAGGAATGGGAGCGCCGCATCGCCCTGCCGATGCGCTGA
- a CDS encoding cupin, with protein sequence MQSETIWLNGGGGVPNNPRLPVLLYRASFSAGAPEAVEALFGRHGWPPAWRDGIHPYVHFHTTAHEALGIAEGAVRVQLGGPEGPELSLTAGDVVVLPAGTGHQCLDASEDLLVVGAYPNGQVPDQRRASPEQAAEARARIARLPDPPGSPVTGEPYPRRP encoded by the coding sequence ATGCAGAGCGAAACCATCTGGCTGAATGGCGGCGGTGGCGTGCCGAACAATCCCCGGCTGCCGGTGCTGCTGTACCGCGCCAGCTTCTCGGCCGGCGCGCCGGAGGCGGTGGAGGCGCTGTTCGGCCGCCATGGCTGGCCGCCGGCCTGGCGCGACGGCATCCACCCTTATGTGCATTTCCACACCACGGCGCATGAGGCGCTGGGCATCGCCGAGGGCGCGGTGCGGGTGCAGCTGGGCGGCCCCGAAGGGCCGGAGCTGTCGCTCACGGCCGGCGATGTCGTGGTGCTGCCGGCCGGCACCGGCCATCAATGCCTGGATGCCAGCGAGGATCTGCTGGTGGTGGGCGCCTATCCCAATGGCCAGGTGCCGGACCAGCGCCGTGCCTCGCCCGAGCAGGCGGCGGAAGCCCGCGCCCGCATCGCCCGCCTGCCGGATCCGCCGGGCAGCCCGGTGACCGGCGAGCCCTATCCGCGCCGGCCGTAA
- the thiE gene encoding thiamine phosphate synthase, producing MAGSAPAEETKGGGGETRCRLYLITPPALDPAAFADPLARALDAGDVAALQLRLKDVEDDALRRAIDLLRPVAQSRDVAFLLNDRADLAVQTGCDGAHLGQSDGDHARARKLLGPDRMLGITCHGSRHLAMEAGEVGADYVAFGAFFPTTTKNAEHRAEPGILEWWSEMFELPSVAIGGISAANCAPLVRAGADFLAVVGAVWNHPEGPAAGVRAMNAAIAAA from the coding sequence ATGGCCGGCTCCGCCCCGGCGGAGGAGACCAAGGGCGGCGGCGGGGAGACCCGCTGCCGCCTTTACCTCATCACGCCCCCTGCCCTGGACCCGGCCGCTTTCGCCGATCCGCTGGCGCGGGCGCTCGATGCCGGCGATGTCGCCGCGCTGCAGCTGCGGCTGAAGGATGTGGAGGACGACGCGCTGCGGCGCGCCATCGACCTCCTGCGCCCGGTGGCGCAATCGCGCGATGTCGCCTTCCTGCTGAACGACCGCGCGGATCTGGCCGTGCAGACCGGCTGCGACGGCGCGCATCTCGGCCAGTCCGATGGCGACCATGCCCGCGCCCGCAAGCTGCTGGGGCCCGACCGGATGCTCGGCATCACCTGCCATGGCAGCCGGCACCTGGCGATGGAAGCCGGCGAGGTCGGCGCGGATTACGTGGCCTTCGGCGCCTTCTTCCCCACCACCACCAAGAATGCGGAGCACCGGGCCGAACCCGGGATCCTCGAATGGTGGAGCGAGATGTTCGAGCTGCCCTCGGTCGCCATTGGCGGCATCAGCGCGGCCAATTGCGCGCCGCTGGTGCGGGCGGGGGCGGATTTCCTGGCGGTCGTCGGCGCCGTCTGGAACCATCCCGAGGGGCCGGCGGCCGGGGTGCGGGCGATGAACGCGGCGATCGCCGCCGCCTGA
- a CDS encoding class I fructose-bisphosphate aldolase: MKLTRRVKEILSWYESDNPGTKANLARILMEGQLRGTGRLVILPVDQGFEHGPARSFAPNPAAYDPRYHFELAIEAGLSAYAAPLGMIEAGASTYAGAIPTILKVNSSNSLSTTKDQAVTATVADALRLGCSAIGFTIYPGSEYQFEMMEELRELAAEAKAAGLAVVVWSYPRGPMLDKVGETALDICAYAAHMAALTGAHIIKVKPPTDAIFLDAAKKTYEKNPVDASTLALRIKHVVDACFGGRRLVVFSGGEAGTAESMVEMARGIHNGGGNGSIIGRNTFQRPKEEALKLLSDIIAVYKSPVA, from the coding sequence ATGAAGCTCACGCGCCGTGTGAAGGAAATCCTCTCCTGGTATGAGAGCGACAATCCCGGCACCAAGGCGAATCTCGCCCGCATCCTGATGGAGGGCCAGCTCCGCGGCACCGGCCGCCTGGTCATCCTGCCGGTGGACCAGGGCTTCGAGCACGGCCCCGCGCGCAGCTTCGCCCCGAACCCCGCCGCCTATGACCCGCGCTACCATTTCGAGCTGGCGATCGAGGCGGGTCTCTCCGCCTATGCCGCGCCGCTCGGCATGATCGAGGCGGGCGCTTCCACCTATGCCGGCGCCATCCCGACCATCCTGAAGGTGAACAGCTCGAACAGCCTGTCCACCACCAAGGACCAGGCGGTGACGGCGACGGTCGCCGACGCGCTGCGCCTCGGCTGCTCGGCCATCGGCTTCACCATCTATCCGGGCTCCGAATACCAGTTCGAGATGATGGAGGAGCTGCGCGAGCTCGCCGCCGAGGCGAAGGCCGCCGGCCTCGCCGTGGTGGTGTGGAGCTATCCGCGCGGCCCGATGCTGGACAAGGTGGGCGAGACGGCGCTCGACATCTGCGCCTATGCCGCGCACATGGCGGCGCTGACCGGCGCGCACATCATCAAGGTGAAGCCGCCGACCGACGCCATCTTCCTGGACGCCGCCAAGAAGACCTACGAGAAGAACCCGGTCGACGCCTCGACGCTGGCGCTGCGCATCAAGCACGTGGTCGATGCCTGCTTCGGCGGCCGTCGCCTGGTGGTGTTCTCGGGCGGCGAGGCGGGCACCGCCGAGTCGATGGTCGAGATGGCGCGCGGCATCCACAATGGCGGCGGCAACGGCTCGATCATCGGCCGCAACACCTTCCAGCGCCCGAAGGAAGAGGCGCTGAAGCTGCTGTCCGACATCATCGCCGTCTACAAGTCGCCGGTCGCCTGA
- a CDS encoding cell division protein ZapA: MGQVTVRVGGYTHPVSCEDGQEGHLIALAAEVDRRVSSIRAMGGQFGESRLLLLAALLLADEIHDLRVELSRAKSAPAGSGPAADPALADRLSRLAEKIEGIAATLDAS, encoded by the coding sequence GTGGGGCAGGTCACGGTTCGCGTTGGCGGCTATACCCATCCCGTCTCCTGCGAGGATGGCCAGGAGGGCCATCTGATCGCGCTGGCCGCCGAGGTGGACCGCCGCGTCTCCTCGATCCGCGCCATGGGCGGGCAGTTCGGCGAGAGCCGGCTGCTGCTGCTGGCGGCGCTGCTGCTGGCGGATGAGATCCACGACCTGCGGGTCGAGCTGTCGCGCGCCAAATCCGCCCCCGCCGGCAGCGGGCCGGCCGCCGACCCGGCGCTGGCCGACCGGCTCTCGCGCCTGGCCGAGAAGATCGAGGGCATTGCGGCGACGCTCGACGCCTCCTAA
- a CDS encoding 5-formyltetrahydrofolate cyclo-ligase, translating to MVAPHVIPLTPAADPPQLAAEKAALRQQALARRATLDGQGAAEALAGIVLAHCPPPPGAIVAGFWPMGEEIDIRPLLARLAARGHAIALPVTPPRGAPLLFRRWRQGEALQPGRFGTSTPPEEAPLLRPDWLLVPLLAFDRRGARLGYGGGYYDRTLAALPGATTIGVAYAAQEVPAVPTGPNDRMLSGIATETAYLPSERF from the coding sequence ATGGTGGCTCCGCACGTCATTCCGCTCACCCCCGCCGCCGATCCGCCGCAGCTGGCCGCCGAGAAGGCGGCGCTGCGGCAGCAGGCGCTGGCGCGCCGCGCCACGCTGGATGGCCAGGGCGCGGCCGAGGCGCTGGCCGGCATCGTGCTGGCGCATTGCCCGCCGCCGCCGGGCGCCATCGTCGCCGGCTTCTGGCCGATGGGCGAGGAGATCGACATCCGCCCGCTGCTGGCGCGGCTCGCGGCGCGGGGCCATGCCATCGCCCTGCCGGTGACGCCGCCGCGCGGCGCGCCGCTGCTGTTCCGCCGCTGGCGCCAGGGCGAGGCGCTGCAGCCCGGGCGCTTCGGCACCTCCACCCCGCCCGAGGAAGCACCGCTGCTGCGCCCGGACTGGCTGCTGGTGCCGCTGCTCGCCTTCGACCGGCGCGGCGCGCGGCTGGGCTATGGTGGCGGCTATTACGACCGCACCCTGGCGGCGCTGCCCGGCGCCACCACGATCGGCGTCGCCTATGCGGCGCAGGAGGTGCCGGCGGTGCCGACCGGCCCGAACGACCGGATGCTCTCCGGCATCGCCACCGAGACGGCGTATCTTCCCTCCGAAAGGTTCTGA